In Portunus trituberculatus isolate SZX2019 chromosome 46, ASM1759143v1, whole genome shotgun sequence, a single window of DNA contains:
- the LOC123520087 gene encoding TM2 domain-containing protein CG10795-like codes for MRRWWSFSGALNNTYIICSVTVLLLAVATCGEDTHFTNCSSLLPGQYQCNELNIDPQTQQLKGCTKEGRARIPCTSATGIICIETNNGTFEREVPCKFTNGYSYETALLLSVFLGMFGIDRIYLGYYAVGLAKFCTLGFLFLGQLIDIILIATQTIGPADGSHYVISYFGAGITVLRMDNTTYRMPQDDWVIDLPPKEL; via the exons ATGAGAAGGTGGTGGAGCTTCAGTGGTGCACTGAACAACACCTACATTATTTGCTCAGTTACAGTTTTGCTATTAGCAGTTGCCACATGTGGAGAAGATACTCATTTTACCAACTGCTCATCTCTGCTGCCTGGCCAGTACCAGTGCAATGAACTGAACATTGACCCCCAAACTCAGCAGCTGAAAGGCTGCACAAAGGAAGGCCGTGCTCGCATCCCCTGCACCTCAGCCACTGGCATCATCTGTATAGAAACTAACAATGGAACATTTGAGCGTGAAGTGCCTTGCAA ATTCACCAACGGTTACTCGTACGAGACAGCTCTGCTCCTCTCGGTGTTCCTGGGCATGTTTGGCATTGATCGTATTTATCTGGGCTACTACGCTGTCGGCCTGGCCAAGTTCTGTACCCTGGGATTCCTCTTCCTTGGCCAGCTGATTGACATCATCCTCATCGCCACACAGACCATCGGGCCAGCAGACGGTTCACACTACGTCATCAGTTACTTTGGGGCCGGCATCACTGTGCTGAGGATGGACAACACCACCTACAGGATGCCTCAGGATGATTGGGTTATTGATCTGCCTCCTAAAGAACTCTAG